In Companilactobacillus allii, one genomic interval encodes:
- a CDS encoding MgtC/SapB family protein encodes MTTQLSVWTIMLRLLLATFISGVIGLDRAYKHRPAGLRTHILVCLGACIIAMIQKEIGFNAIQMAKQYPQYSGILRADEARLIAQVVSGIGFLGAGTIIVEHHSIRGLTTAASLWVIACVGIAVGMGYYILAICSFLVVYGVVGFLKQIIRVNPIRKIEVQYKHKAETKEFINEYFAKNNIKVEDVRFQATKQVNEYTYTNIYEIDMNKKMNYVDIVEDLSSNQNILKVGTISV; translated from the coding sequence TTGACAACACAATTAAGTGTTTGGACGATAATGCTTCGCCTGCTACTTGCTACTTTTATTTCCGGAGTCATTGGTTTAGATAGGGCTTATAAGCATAGACCGGCTGGTTTAAGAACACACATCTTGGTTTGTTTAGGGGCATGTATTATTGCAATGATACAAAAAGAAATTGGATTCAATGCAATACAAATGGCGAAGCAATATCCACAATATAGTGGAATTCTACGTGCTGATGAAGCTAGACTGATTGCTCAAGTTGTTAGTGGAATTGGATTTTTAGGTGCTGGAACGATTATCGTTGAACATCATTCCATCCGTGGATTAACGACTGCCGCAAGTCTTTGGGTTATTGCTTGCGTCGGAATTGCCGTAGGAATGGGATATTATATTTTAGCTATTTGTAGCTTTTTGGTGGTGTATGGTGTGGTTGGATTTTTAAAACAAATTATTAGGGTCAATCCCATTAGAAAAATCGAAGTTCAGTATAAACATAAAGCTGAGACTAAAGAATTTATTAACGAATATTTTGCAAAAAATAATATCAAAGTTGAGGATGTTAGATTTCAAGCCACAAAACAAGTAAATGAGTATACATATACCAACATTTATGAAATTGATATGAATAAAAAAATGAATTATGTCGATATCGTTGAAGATTTATCTTCTAATCAAAATATTTTGAAAGTTGGTACAATTAGCGTTTAA
- the uvrC gene encoding excinuclease ABC subunit UvrC yields the protein MATEYLEHKLSLLPPRPGCYLMKDINSKIIYVGKAKNLKNRVRSYFKSSHEGKTERLVSEICDFETIITSNDKEAFLLEITLIQKHQPYYNIKLKRGTGYPYIKITNERDPKMEITGLVKKDGAYYFGPYPNVWAATNTLNFLQKVYPLRRCQGNLGRPCLYYHMGQCLGACFQEVPREKYDGQIEKIKKFLGGSVGEVKSNLEARMETASGKMEFERAAELRDQIKYIETTVEKQKIISNDNTPRDIFNYYVEKGWISIQIFFIRQARLMKREKKVFACINTPEEELSTFILQFYNRRNQVMPKEILVPEDLDKDTLSQVLDIPFRTPQRGQKKDLMDMAADNSKLVLQEKFRLMELDNRQTYGAQKQIFDSLNLPYGHVIESFDHSHIQGTNPVSAMVMFQDGRPEKSGYRKYKIKGEVEHQSGADEAANTREVIYRRYSRVIKEDGNLPDLILMDGGIIELRAVMDVLQNELGINIPVAGMVKDNHHNTSHLIFGEDGEIVALDRKSQGFYLLQRIQDEVHRFAITFQRKTRSKNALSSRLDGIQGVGPKTRNKLLKKFGSVKKIKDASIDDFTDLGISKTTAQTIKITLASTNFHKKYSKG from the coding sequence TTGGCAACAGAATATCTTGAACATAAATTAAGTCTATTACCACCACGTCCAGGTTGCTATTTAATGAAAGATATAAATTCGAAAATCATTTATGTTGGTAAGGCTAAAAATCTAAAAAATCGTGTCCGTTCTTATTTTAAGAGTTCACATGAGGGTAAGACTGAGCGATTAGTTTCTGAAATTTGTGATTTTGAAACAATTATTACTTCTAATGACAAAGAAGCATTCTTGTTGGAGATTACTTTGATTCAAAAACATCAACCTTATTATAATATTAAATTAAAACGTGGTACCGGCTATCCTTATATTAAAATAACCAATGAACGCGATCCTAAGATGGAAATAACAGGTTTAGTCAAGAAAGACGGTGCCTATTACTTTGGACCATACCCTAATGTTTGGGCAGCTACTAATACTTTGAACTTTTTGCAAAAAGTATATCCACTCAGACGTTGTCAGGGTAATTTAGGTCGGCCTTGTTTGTACTATCATATGGGACAGTGTCTGGGGGCTTGTTTCCAGGAAGTACCTCGTGAAAAATATGATGGTCAAATTGAAAAAATCAAGAAGTTTCTTGGTGGTAGCGTTGGGGAAGTTAAGTCAAATTTAGAGGCAAGAATGGAAACTGCTTCTGGGAAAATGGAATTTGAACGAGCAGCGGAACTACGTGATCAGATCAAATACATTGAGACTACTGTTGAAAAACAAAAGATTATTTCAAACGATAATACACCACGTGATATTTTTAATTATTATGTTGAAAAGGGTTGGATTTCTATCCAAATTTTCTTTATACGACAAGCTAGATTGATGAAACGTGAGAAAAAGGTTTTTGCTTGTATAAATACGCCTGAAGAAGAATTATCGACTTTTATTTTGCAATTTTATAATAGAAGGAACCAAGTTATGCCAAAGGAAATTCTTGTTCCAGAGGATTTAGATAAGGATACCTTGTCACAGGTCTTAGATATACCGTTTAGAACCCCACAGCGTGGTCAAAAGAAGGATCTAATGGATATGGCAGCGGATAACTCTAAATTGGTGTTACAAGAGAAATTTCGCTTGATGGAACTTGATAATCGTCAAACATATGGAGCCCAAAAACAAATATTTGACTCGTTGAATTTGCCATATGGACATGTAATTGAATCGTTTGATCATTCTCATATTCAAGGTACCAATCCAGTGTCTGCCATGGTCATGTTCCAAGATGGCCGGCCTGAGAAGAGCGGTTATCGAAAGTATAAAATCAAAGGTGAGGTCGAACATCAATCCGGTGCTGATGAAGCCGCTAATACACGTGAGGTTATTTATCGTCGATATTCTCGAGTTATTAAAGAAGATGGTAACCTTCCGGACTTAATTCTAATGGACGGTGGAATTATTGAACTTCGTGCTGTTATGGATGTTTTGCAAAATGAATTAGGAATTAATATCCCAGTTGCAGGTATGGTTAAAGACAATCACCATAATACTTCGCACTTAATATTTGGTGAAGATGGAGAAATTGTTGCGTTAGATCGTAAAAGCCAAGGATTTTACTTATTACAGAGAATTCAGGATGAAGTCCATAGGTTTGCGATTACCTTTCAACGTAAAACTAGAAGTAAAAATGCTTTATCATCAAGACTTGATGGGATTCAAGGAGTTGGACCAAAGACTCGCAATAAGCTATTAAAGAAGTTTGGTTCAGTTAAAAAAATCAAAGATGCTTCAATTGATGATTTTACAGATTTGGGTATCTCAAAAACTACTGCACAAACGATCAAAATAACTTTGGCTAGTACTAATTTTCATAAGAAATATTCTAAGGGATAA
- a CDS encoding PTS sugar transporter subunit IIA, which yields MKKILIASHGHLASGIKSSLQILTGMTDQITTIDAYVDEHDYVADIKQYVKEIDGKPAIIFTDLFGGSVNQKVMLEVMEHNNIFVVSGTNLPIVLSVLLDEQELTREHLQELIDLSQVQLVEVKPNDDISDDSFLS from the coding sequence ATGAAGAAAATTTTGATTGCAAGTCATGGTCATCTTGCAAGTGGGATTAAAAGTTCACTTCAGATTTTAACAGGCATGACTGATCAGATTACAACGATAGATGCATATGTGGATGAGCATGATTATGTTGCTGATATCAAACAGTATGTTAAAGAGATTGACGGTAAACCAGCAATAATTTTTACCGACTTGTTTGGTGGAAGTGTTAATCAAAAAGTAATGTTGGAGGTTATGGAACATAATAATATATTCGTTGTAAGTGGTACTAATCTACCCATTGTCTTATCGGTTTTGTTAGATGAGCAGGAACTTACTAGAGAACACTTACAAGAACTTATTGATTTAAGTCAAGTTCAATTAGTAGAAGTAAAACCAAATGATGATATATCAGACGATAGTTTCTTATCGTAA
- a CDS encoding PTS mannose/fructose/sorbose/N-acetylgalactosamine transporter subunit IIC produces MFKEAFLAALTVFICYGGNWLFGQTMIERPLVVGMVAGLIFGDLRTGIIMGASLEAIFMGAVDIGGALSAEPVTATVLATTFAIVLNVNEKAALALAVPIGVLAAFISMFMKNVVMNLFAPLVDKYAEENRPGAIAVMHYVMWFINYFIFSLITFFSVLEGAKPVQQMVNNIPDNLMAGLAATGGLLPAVGFAILMRMLWSKQLAPYFFLGFILVAYLELPSVAVAALGIILVLVISFKDKKLLDIQNKQKELENRPVSATGITDSGNETKSDQEEEDFFS; encoded by the coding sequence ATGTTTAAAGAAGCATTTTTAGCTGCTTTAACGGTATTCATTTGTTACGGGGGTAATTGGTTATTTGGACAAACTATGATTGAACGTCCATTAGTTGTAGGTATGGTTGCCGGATTAATATTTGGTGATTTAAGAACAGGTATTATCATGGGTGCTTCACTAGAGGCCATATTCATGGGTGCAGTCGATATTGGAGGAGCATTGTCAGCAGAGCCTGTTACAGCAACAGTTTTAGCAACGACATTTGCCATTGTTTTAAATGTTAATGAAAAAGCTGCTCTAGCACTTGCTGTTCCTATAGGTGTTTTAGCTGCATTTATATCTATGTTTATGAAAAACGTTGTAATGAACTTATTCGCTCCATTAGTTGATAAATATGCAGAAGAGAATAGACCAGGTGCAATAGCGGTTATGCATTATGTAATGTGGTTTATCAATTACTTTATTTTTTCATTAATTACATTTTTTAGCGTATTGGAAGGTGCAAAACCAGTTCAACAAATGGTTAATAATATTCCGGATAATTTAATGGCCGGTCTTGCAGCTACTGGAGGATTGCTTCCAGCCGTTGGTTTTGCAATTTTGATGAGGATGCTTTGGAGTAAACAGTTAGCACCGTATTTCTTTTTAGGATTTATTCTCGTGGCATATCTTGAATTACCATCTGTTGCCGTTGCAGCATTGGGTATAATCTTAGTTCTAGTAATAAGTTTCAAGGACAAGAAGCTACTTGATATTCAAAATAAGCAAAAAGAATTAGAAAATAGACCGGTATCTGCAACTGGTATTACAGATTCTGGAAATGAAACTAAATCTGATCAAGAAGAGGAGGACTTCTTTTCATGA
- a CDS encoding LysR family transcriptional regulator encodes MNIKDCQYFQKLSELKNFSDTARYFHVSQPTITYSLKRLEDEYGVKLVDRKSYANSLTLTHSGEQLLTHIKRILREDYLTKQDLARIKEKKIKMGLPPIITNYLLPEVFDQLRDENLLDLIEPVVDGSKELLEELKKGHTDISLLGTTQLPEDAELKYEVIKTHYFKLIASSKRNFNGPIDLTDLLKEDFILTDNNSVHRQVFKRFTDRYNVIPKVIFETSDHHLLLNLIKANKGISFIAETALYHEEGIQEVEVNNLKLPPFYILVIYRTNTLETPDFRKIIDIFTGISTDNKKIVN; translated from the coding sequence ATGAATATAAAGGATTGTCAATATTTTCAAAAGTTAAGTGAATTAAAAAACTTCTCTGATACGGCAAGATATTTTCATGTAAGTCAACCAACGATTACCTACTCGCTAAAGAGATTAGAGGACGAATATGGGGTGAAATTGGTTGATCGTAAAAGTTATGCTAATTCGCTAACGTTGACGCATTCTGGGGAACAATTGTTAACACATATCAAAAGGATTTTGCGTGAGGATTATTTAACTAAGCAAGATTTAGCACGAATTAAAGAAAAAAAAATAAAAATGGGGTTACCACCAATAATCACAAATTACTTATTACCGGAAGTATTTGATCAATTACGTGATGAAAATCTATTAGATTTAATTGAACCTGTAGTGGATGGTTCAAAGGAATTATTGGAAGAATTAAAAAAAGGGCACACAGACATTTCTTTATTGGGTACAACACAGTTGCCGGAGGATGCGGAGTTAAAATATGAAGTAATAAAAACACATTACTTCAAATTGATTGCCTCGAGTAAAAGGAATTTTAATGGTCCAATAGACTTAACTGACTTATTAAAGGAAGATTTTATTTTAACTGACAACAATTCTGTTCACAGACAAGTGTTTAAGAGATTCACAGATAGATATAATGTGATACCTAAAGTTATCTTTGAAACATCTGACCATCACTTGCTGTTAAATTTGATTAAGGCGAATAAAGGCATTAGCTTTATAGCTGAGACAGCACTTTATCACGAAGAAGGGATCCAAGAAGTAGAGGTCAATAATTTGAAATTACCACCATTTTATATTTTAGTCATTTATCGAACTAATACACTAGAGACACCAGATTTCAGAAAAATTATAGATATTTTCACCGGAATTTCCACTGATAACAAAAAAATAGTTAATTAA
- a CDS encoding SPJ_0845 family protein: MGLTVKREENFGSLFDKFASLPDDVKKNVDRVDTADKKSSKNDKDSKSKK; encoded by the coding sequence ATGGGCTTAACAGTGAAACGCGAAGAGAATTTTGGTAGTTTATTTGATAAATTTGCCTCACTTCCCGATGATGTCAAAAAAAACGTAGATCGAGTAGATACTGCGGATAAGAAATCTTCCAAGAACGATAAAGATTCTAAAAGTAAAAAATAA
- a CDS encoding PTS system mannose/fructose/sorbose family transporter subunit IID: protein MKLTQDMTKEDKKMLNGIFWRSFTVFASRAGATKAHAPGFMYSITPALNRYYKDDPEGRKEALMRHTTWYNITQNVGTFVMGLVASMEKKNSEEADFDSESIVALKTSLMGPLSGIGDSIFWGVLRVIAAGVGISLASQGSILGPILFLLIYNVPSILTRYYLTYMGFSLGSTFIERIYANGSMAILNKAASTLGLIMIGSMTASMVKFESKLSVPIAGGKPILIQTYLDQLFKGLVPLSITLVCYWLLSKKVNVNWILLGVLILAIILGLLGVV from the coding sequence ATGAAATTAACTCAAGATATGACAAAAGAAGATAAAAAAATGCTTAACGGAATTTTCTGGCGTTCATTTACAGTGTTTGCCAGTCGTGCTGGTGCCACAAAGGCACATGCACCGGGATTCATGTATTCAATTACTCCTGCTTTAAATAGATATTACAAAGATGATCCTGAAGGAAGAAAAGAAGCTCTAATGCGTCATACGACGTGGTATAACATCACACAAAATGTTGGTACATTTGTAATGGGCCTTGTTGCATCAATGGAGAAGAAAAATTCAGAAGAGGCCGATTTTGATTCTGAATCAATTGTCGCCTTAAAAACATCACTGATGGGTCCACTATCAGGCATTGGTGATTCTATCTTTTGGGGAGTTCTTAGAGTTATTGCAGCAGGTGTTGGTATTAGTTTAGCATCGCAAGGATCAATCTTAGGTCCTATATTATTTCTATTAATTTATAATGTTCCGTCAATATTAACCAGATATTATCTTACTTATATGGGATTTTCACTTGGTTCTACATTTATTGAAAGAATTTATGCCAATGGAAGTATGGCAATTCTTAATAAAGCTGCAAGTACACTTGGTTTGATTATGATTGGTAGCATGACCGCCAGCATGGTAAAGTTTGAAAGTAAATTATCAGTTCCCATTGCAGGTGGTAAACCAATTCTAATACAAACATATTTAGATCAATTATTTAAAGGGCTGGTTCCACTTAGTATCACTTTAGTTTGTTATTGGCTATTAAGTAAAAAAGTCAATGTTAATTGGATACTTTTGGGAGTCCTCATTTTAGCCATTATTTTAGGATTATTAGGTGTGGTTTAG
- a CDS encoding sigma 54-interacting transcriptional regulator gives MLDAKGNLLNKLKELDKANKLPSDTTNLSNLMDLSRSVTSHYLNQLVEDGLVEKKMGRPVLWQLKNIESSDENNVNKDSFDNFIGADGSLKQVISQCVASVHYPPNGLNMIITGDSGVGKSYLAKRIYQYAKDSDVIADNAPFLVLNCADYANNPELLSSILFGYNQGAFTGANEQKDGLLKQANGGYLFLDEVHRLNSENQEKLFNFIDSGVFRRMGENKQVEHSKVRLLFATTEDTNEVLLETFRRRISISVHLPSYSDRPKVERFNLIYSIFYNEATRINKKIEVEGNVIDSLLNLKSDGNIGQLKNSIKVGCANAYKDQLNESKVILTDKYFVLGSCEKNKIADILIDPNNKLVMQSSNVWDEELNELKTLLDRFAVADTNNMSNVQRNIVQHLHDFDKVIKLQELEKPIYSQFNYSYNRIICEQFGLKQAKYLSELLFKLFKINFDLDKTLLDKISFKLNSNYRRSSYVTKYFLDTMNNSINLNESIANILMTILLSEYIDETLSMHGLLVAHGENTATSIKAVVNQLCGGYIFDAIDMPIDTGLPEIIVKTEKLLDSFDTTNGVILLIDMGSLSQLYNSVKNNIDGELLVVDNLTTATALDIALKIQQKTPFKKIAESASTEYKINSRYFAGFSQDKNIIISCISGLGISQKIKETMQPYFPDKIKIITMDYTNLKANIHQDDNHYFDQTIFVITTTNLPDSFNIPNINIYDILDSSGERQIKQWLQPYLNEQSIDSLNKQLLRFFSIEGVGERLSFLNPKVIIKEVETVIFKYENYYHVKLDGKVKLNLYMHIALMMERLIIAKNSDSPKINPDEPELEFINVSKGIFKTLELKYNVEVSEYELSLMYEVFKQLI, from the coding sequence TTGTTGGATGCAAAGGGGAATTTACTAAATAAATTAAAGGAGTTGGATAAGGCTAATAAATTACCCAGTGACACAACGAATTTATCCAATTTGATGGATTTGAGTCGTTCGGTAACTAGCCATTATCTAAATCAACTGGTTGAGGATGGATTAGTTGAGAAGAAAATGGGACGTCCAGTTTTATGGCAATTGAAAAATATTGAATCAAGTGATGAAAATAACGTTAACAAAGACAGTTTTGATAATTTTATTGGAGCTGATGGTAGCCTGAAACAAGTTATTTCTCAATGTGTGGCATCAGTACACTATCCACCCAATGGATTGAATATGATAATTACTGGAGATAGTGGGGTTGGTAAGAGTTACTTGGCAAAAAGAATATATCAATATGCTAAGGATTCGGATGTAATTGCTGATAATGCACCATTTTTAGTTTTGAATTGTGCTGACTATGCCAATAATCCTGAATTATTGTCTAGTATTTTATTCGGTTATAACCAAGGAGCTTTCACCGGTGCCAATGAACAAAAGGATGGATTACTTAAACAAGCAAATGGAGGTTATCTATTTTTAGACGAGGTTCATCGATTAAATAGTGAAAATCAGGAAAAACTCTTTAATTTCATTGATAGCGGTGTATTCAGAAGAATGGGTGAAAATAAACAAGTCGAACATTCCAAAGTTCGTCTGCTGTTCGCTACAACGGAAGATACCAATGAAGTATTGCTGGAAACCTTTAGACGAAGAATTTCAATTTCAGTTCACTTGCCTAGTTACAGTGATCGTCCTAAGGTTGAACGATTTAACTTGATATATTCAATTTTTTATAACGAAGCAACTCGGATAAATAAGAAAATAGAAGTTGAAGGTAATGTTATAGATTCGTTATTAAATCTTAAGTCAGACGGTAATATTGGACAATTGAAAAATAGTATTAAGGTTGGATGTGCCAATGCATATAAAGATCAATTGAATGAAAGTAAAGTGATTTTGACTGATAAATACTTTGTACTAGGAAGTTGTGAGAAAAACAAAATAGCAGATATTTTAATTGATCCAAATAATAAGTTGGTGATGCAATCAAGTAATGTTTGGGATGAGGAACTCAATGAATTAAAGACCTTACTAGATAGGTTTGCCGTTGCAGATACTAATAATATGAGTAATGTACAAAGAAATATTGTTCAACATCTTCATGATTTTGATAAAGTAATTAAATTACAAGAATTGGAAAAGCCGATATATTCGCAATTCAACTATTCATATAATCGAATTATTTGTGAGCAATTTGGATTAAAACAAGCAAAATATTTGAGTGAATTACTGTTCAAGTTATTTAAAATTAATTTTGATCTTGATAAAACATTACTTGATAAAATAAGTTTTAAATTGAATTCAAATTATCGTAGATCAAGTTATGTTACAAAATATTTCCTTGATACAATGAATAATTCAATTAATTTGAACGAATCTATAGCTAATATATTAATGACAATATTATTAAGTGAATATATTGATGAAACTTTATCAATGCATGGATTACTAGTAGCTCATGGTGAAAATACGGCAACAAGTATCAAAGCCGTTGTCAATCAACTTTGTGGTGGATATATCTTTGATGCAATAGATATGCCAATCGACACGGGATTACCAGAGATAATTGTTAAAACAGAGAAACTATTAGATTCTTTTGATACCACTAATGGTGTCATATTGTTAATTGATATGGGATCTTTAAGTCAATTGTATAATTCTGTTAAGAACAATATTGATGGTGAATTATTAGTTGTAGATAATTTAACCACAGCTACAGCGTTGGATATTGCTTTGAAGATTCAGCAAAAAACACCATTCAAGAAAATTGCTGAATCCGCATCAACAGAATATAAAATAAATTCACGTTATTTTGCTGGATTCTCTCAAGATAAAAATATTATTATTTCTTGTATTTCGGGACTAGGTATTTCTCAAAAAATCAAAGAAACTATGCAACCATATTTTCCCGATAAAATAAAAATTATAACAATGGATTATACAAATCTGAAAGCTAATATACATCAAGATGACAATCATTACTTTGATCAAACGATTTTTGTTATCACAACAACAAATTTGCCAGATAGTTTCAATATTCCTAATATTAATATTTATGATATTTTAGATAGTTCTGGAGAACGTCAAATAAAACAATGGCTTCAGCCTTATCTGAATGAACAGTCAATTGATAGTTTGAATAAACAGTTATTAAGATTCTTCTCAATTGAAGGTGTCGGTGAACGGTTAAGTTTCCTTAATCCTAAAGTCATTATAAAAGAAGTGGAAACCGTTATCTTTAAGTATGAGAATTATTATCATGTGAAACTAGATGGTAAAGTTAAACTCAATCTTTATATGCATATTGCGTTGATGATGGAACGATTGATAATAGCTAAAAATAGTGATTCACCAAAAATAAATCCAGACGAACCAGAATTGGAATTCATCAATGTTTCTAAAGGAATCTTTAAGACGTTAGAGTTGAAATATAACGTTGAAGTAAGTGAGTATGAATTATCACTTATGTATGAAGTGTTCAAACAATTGATTTAA
- a CDS encoding PTS system mannose/fructose/N-acetylgalactosamine-transporter subunit IIB, producing the protein MIVQLRIDDRLIHGQVALVWTKELDTPGIVVANDSASENEMVQMTLKMATPTGKKLLIRSVDDAIKVFNNPKGQGMRMFALTNCVKDALKIAQNVENIGGINVANVGRFADKSEGEPVLVGSTLMLSHSELDALKELSKLDVPVFQQVVPSNAKVSIKTLLKDK; encoded by the coding sequence ATGATTGTACAATTAAGAATCGATGATCGATTAATTCATGGACAAGTTGCACTTGTTTGGACTAAGGAGTTGGATACACCTGGAATTGTTGTAGCTAATGATAGTGCTTCTGAAAATGAGATGGTTCAAATGACTTTGAAAATGGCTACTCCCACTGGAAAGAAACTTTTGATCCGTTCAGTGGATGATGCTATTAAAGTGTTTAATAATCCAAAGGGTCAAGGGATGAGGATGTTTGCCTTAACCAATTGTGTTAAAGATGCTTTAAAAATTGCTCAAAATGTTGAGAATATTGGTGGTATTAATGTTGCTAATGTTGGTCGTTTTGCCGATAAAAGTGAAGGTGAACCAGTTTTAGTTGGTAGTACATTGATGCTTAGTCATAGTGAATTAGATGCTTTAAAAGAATTATCAAAGTTAGATGTTCCAGTATTTCAGCAAGTGGTTCCCAGTAATGCCAAGGTTTCGATTAAAACTTTATTGAAAGATAAGTAG
- a CDS encoding helix-turn-helix domain-containing protein produces MKYNEKQQKEIANYAIAHDNDYKMTGKKYDISYQQVSAWVRKYNKSSNEQKKTTKIKDSTKKSTASTLDILSRRDPVLEAQLEDVKRRLGLK; encoded by the coding sequence ATGAAGTACAATGAGAAACAACAAAAAGAGATCGCTAATTATGCCATTGCACATGACAATGATTATAAAATGACAGGTAAGAAATACGATATTTCTTATCAACAAGTGTCTGCTTGGGTTAGAAAATATAACAAGAGTTCAAACGAACAAAAGAAGACTACAAAAATTAAAGATTCAACAAAGAAGTCTACAGCAAGTACGCTAGATATTTTAAGTAGACGTGATCCAGTTCTTGAAGCACAATTAGAAGATGTCAAAAGAAGATTAGGTTTAAAATAA
- a CDS encoding PTS sugar transporter subunit IIA → MIFGKIFDDKPADIVVSFLMPDKNDNSHLEYLSITSKLLMHDDFVKYLKKVNTKEEIFQLFE, encoded by the coding sequence ATAATATTCGGGAAGATATTTGATGATAAACCAGCCGATATTGTTGTCTCATTTTTGATGCCAGATAAGAACGATAATAGTCATTTGGAATATTTATCTATTACATCAAAATTACTTATGCATGATGATTTCGTAAAATATTTGAAGAAAGTTAATACAAAAGAAGAAATTTTTCAATTATTTGAATAA
- a CDS encoding MgtC/SapB family protein codes for MSGIIGWDRAHKHRPAGIRTHILVCLGACIIAMIQKEIGFNAIEMARQFPAYKGVIRADEARLIAQVVSGIGFLGAGTIIVEHHSIKGLTTAASLWVVACLGLAVGMGNYLIAVASFVVVYGVVAFLKRIVRVNPLKKVEIQYLDKRKGKKFITNYFKENSIDITNINFRASKALDGTYTYTNVYEIKLPHDMKYVDVVEGISAGENITKVQLINLG; via the coding sequence ATGTCTGGAATCATAGGTTGGGATAGAGCACACAAACATCGACCAGCCGGAATTAGGACACATATTCTGGTTTGTCTAGGTGCATGTATAATTGCTATGATCCAAAAGGAAATTGGATTTAATGCAATTGAAATGGCACGACAATTTCCTGCATATAAGGGGGTTATCAGAGCTGATGAAGCTAGATTAATTGCTCAAGTAGTAAGTGGAATTGGATTCTTAGGTGCTGGGACTATTATTGTGGAACATCACTCAATAAAGGGATTAACAACAGCTGCTAGTTTATGGGTAGTCGCTTGTTTAGGCCTGGCAGTCGGAATGGGTAATTATCTAATTGCGGTCGCAAGTTTTGTAGTAGTCTATGGTGTTGTGGCATTTTTAAAAAGAATTGTTCGTGTCAATCCACTTAAAAAAGTTGAGATCCAGTATCTTGATAAAAGAAAAGGTAAGAAATTCATTACGAATTATTTTAAGGAAAATTCAATCGATATTACTAATATCAATTTTAGAGCAAGTAAGGCTTTGGACGGTACTTATACCTATACGAATGTTTATGAGATTAAATTGCCCCATGACATGAAATATGTCGATGTCGTTGAAGGAATCTCTGCAGGAGAAAATATTACGAAAGTTCAATTGATTAATTTGGGTTAA